The region GTCAACCGGGACGAGCTGGTCGAATTCCAGGTCGACGGCACGCACGGTTCGGCCGTGGCCGGGCTGCGCAATTGCCGCGTCCAGCACCGTTCCGCGACGCCCAAGCCGGTGTGGAATCCGGACCTGCCCGCCACGGAGGCCTTCCGCGACCGGTGGCAGGAGGTGCCGGACAACGCCGACTTCGACAACGGCTTCAAGGCGCAGTGGGAGCTGTTCCTGCGCCATGTCGCACTGGACGAGCCCTGGCGCTGGGATCTGGCGGCCGGCGCACGCGGAGTCCAGCTCGCCGAACTCGGCTTGAAGTCCTCTGCCGAGGGCCGCCGCTTCGACGTCCCGGAGCTGACCCTGTGAGCATCCGACTGCCCGACGCGTCAGGCGCGCTCCGCGACTATGTGCCGCGTGCGCAGCCCGTGGCCCTGGCGACGGATCTGCCGCTGCGCAGCCGTGTCGTGTATTCCGCCGCCCACGTGGTGGCCGACCCGCTGAGGACCGCTGCCGACGAGCCGGCCGCGGTCGACTGGGACGCCACACTCGCCTTCCGGCGCCATCTGTGGTCGCACGGGCTCGGCGTGGCCGAGGCCATGGACACCGCCCAGCGCGGGATGGGCCTGGACTGGCCCGTGGCCGCCGAGCTGATCCGCCGGTCGTCCGCCGAGGCCCGGTCGGCCGGCGGCCGGATCGCCTGCGGGGTCGGCACCGACCACCTGACCGGACCCGCCGTCACCCTTGCCGAGGTGACCGCCGCCTACGAGGAACAGCTCGCGGTGGTCGAAGCGGCCGGTTCTCAGGCCGTACTGATGGCCTCCCGGGCGCTGGCGGCGATCGCCAGGGGCCCCGAGGACTATCTGCAGGTCTACGGACACCTGCTGCGGCAGTCCTCCGATCGGGTGATCCTGCACTGGCTCGGCCCGATGTTCGACCCGGCGCTCGCGGGCTACTGGGGCAGCGACGATCTCGACCTGGCCACCGGGACCTTCCTCGACGTGATCGCCGCCCACCCCGACAAGGTGGACGGCGTCAAGATCTCGCTGCTCGACGCCCGGCGCGAGGTGGAGCTGCGCCGCCGGCTCCCCGACGGGGTGCGCTGCTACACCGGCGACGACTTCAACTACCCCGAGCTGATCGCCGGAGACGCGGAGGGCTTCAGCCACGCCCTGCTCGGCGTCTTCGACCCGCTCGCCCCCCTGGCCGCCGCCGCGGTCAGCGCGCTGGACTCCGGGGACACCGCCGGTTTCCGCCGGACCCTGGATCCCACGGTGGAGCTGTCCCGGCACCTGTTCAGTGCGCCGACGCGCTTCTACAAGACCGGTGTCGTCCTGCTCGCCTGGCTGGCCGGCCATCAGCAGCACTTCACCATGGTCGGCGGACTGCAGTCCGCTCGTTCGCTGCCGCACCTGGCGCGGGCGTACGAACTGGCCGACCGCGTGGGGATCCTCCCCGACCCGGAACTCGCCGAGGCCCGGATGCGGCAGCTGCTGACCCTGCACGGAGTGGACGCATGACCGGCACCGCGCCGCACGATCTCACGCGGCTGAGCATCAACCAGGAAACCGTCAAGCAGTGGTCGCTGCCCGAACTGGCCGCGGGATGCGCGGCTGCCGGGATCGGTTCCGTCGGCCTGTGGCGGGCGCCGGTCCAGGAGTACGGCGTGGCACGCGCCGCGCGCCTGATGCGCGACAGCGGGCTCACCGTGACGTCGCTGTGCCGCGGCGGCTTCTTCACCGCGCTGGATCCGGAGCCGCGCGCCAAAGCGTTCGACGACAACCACGCGGCGATCGACGAGGCCGCGGAGCTGGCCACCGGCACCCTGGTGCTGGTCTCCGGCGGTCTGCCGGCCGGCGACCGGGACATCGCCGCGGCCCGGGAGCGGGTCGCCGACGCGCTCGCGGTGCTGGCGCCCTATGCCGCCGAGCGGGGCGTGCGGTTGGCGCTGGAGCCGCTGCACCCGATGTACGCGTCCGACCGGTGCGTGATTTCCACGCTCGGCCAGGCGCTGGACATTGCCGAGCGCTTTCCCGCCGAGCAGGTCGGTGTCGTCGTCGACACCTACCACCTGTGGTGGGACGACCTGGCGCCCGCGCACACCGCCCGGGCGGGTGAGGGCGGCAGGATCGCCTGCTTCCAGCTGGCGGACTGGGTCACGCCGCTGCCAGAAGGGGTGCTGCTGGGCCGGGGCCAGCTCGGCGACGGCTGCATCGACCTGCGCGGATGGCGCCGGCGGGTGGAAGCGGCCGGCTACAGCGGGGCCATCGAGGTCGAGATCTTCAACCCCGCGCTGTGGGCGCGGGAAGGTGCCGAGGTGCTGGCGGAGATCGCCGAGAGGTACGTCCGGTACGCCTGCTGAAAAAATCTTGAGAAATTTGGCGGTCGTAGGACAACCATGATGGCCGGTGGCCTGTCGTACATGGCATCACGGCTCCTGGGAGGGGTTTCGAGGAGCCGTCAGGAAAATGCGCCCGAGGGGGGCTTCGGGGGTAGCAGGGGGAGTGCGAGAGGGGTCCGGCAGCAGCCGGGCCCCTCTCGTGTGCTGTGCGGGCCCGCGTCCGCGACGCGCCTCGTCCCATCCCGTCCCGCGAGGAGTTGTCCACAGGCCGGGAACGCGGTGTCCGCGCCTGCCGGTACCTTCGGAATCAGATCGACTCCGGGGGAGGGCGGCCGGGCATGACGGACAAGGGACTCGCGGTGCTGGAAGGTGTCCTGGAGCGGATCACCTACGCCAACGAGGACAACGGATACACGGTCGCGCGGGTGGACACCGGCCGCGGCGCGGGAGACCTGCTGACGGTCGTCGGCGCGCTGCTCGGCGCCCAGCCCGGCGAGTCCCTGCGGATGCACGGCCGCTGGGGTTCGCACCCGCAATACGGCAAGCAGTTCACGGTGGAGAATTACACGACCGTCCTGCCGGCCACGATCCAGGGCATACGCCGTTATCTGGGCTCGGGCCTGATCAAGGGCATCGGACCGCGGATCGCCGAGCGCATAGTGGACCACTTCGGCACCGGCACCCTGGACGTCATCGAGGGCGAGCCGAAACGCCTGATCGAGGTGCCTGGCCTGGGGCCGAAGCGTACCAAGCTGATCGCTGCCGCCTGGGAGGAGCAGAAGGCGATCAAGGAGGTGATGGTCTTCCTTCAGGGCGTGGGCGTGTCCACGTCCATCGCGGTCCGGATCTACAAGAACTACGGCGACGCGTCGATCTCCGTGGTGAAGAACCAGCCGTACCGCCTGGCGTCGGAGGTGTGGGGCATCGGCTTCCTCACCGCCGACCGGATCGCCCAGGCCGTCGGAATACCGCACGACAGCCCGGAGCGGGTGAAGGCCGGCCTGCAGTACGCGCTGTCGCAGGCGACCGACAACGGCAACTGCTACCTGCCGCAGGAGCGCCTGATCGCCGACGCGGTGAAGCTGCTGCAGGTGGACACCGGCCTGGTGATCGACTGCCTGGGCGAGCTGGCCGAGGAGGAGGGCGTGGTCCGCGAGAGCGTGCCCGCCCCTGACGGGGACGGCGAGCCGGTCACGGCCGTCTATCTGGTGCCCTTCCACCGCGCCGAGATATCACTCGCCGCCCAGGTGGCGCGGTTGCTGCACGGCCCCGAGGAGCGGCTGGCCGCGTTCCGGGACGTGGCCTGGGACAAGGCGCTGGCCTGGCTGGCCGAGCAGACCGGCGCCGACCTCGCCGCCGAGCAGCAGCAGGCCGTCCGGCTGGCGCTGACCGAGAAGGTCGCCGTCCTCACCGGCGGTCCCGGCTGCGGGAAGTCCTTCACGGTGCGCTCGGTCGTCACGCTGGCCCGGGCGAAAAAGGCCAAGGTGGTGCTCGCGGCCCCCACCGGGCGGGCGGCGAAGCGGCTGTCGGAGCTGACCGGCGCCGAGGCGTCCACCGTGCACCGGCTGCTGGAGCTGAAACCCGGCGGGGACGCGGCGTACGACCGGGACCGGCCGCTCGACGCGGACCTGGTGGTGGTCGACGAGGCCTCCATGCTGGACCTGCTGCTGGCGAACAAGCTCGTCAAGGCGGTGCCACCGGGCGCTCACCTGCTGTTCGTGGGGGATGTGGACCAGTTGCCGAGCGTCGGGGCGGGCGAGGTGCTGCGCGACCTGCTGGCGGCGGACAGCCCGGTGCCCGCCGTACGGCTGACCCGGATCTTCCGCCAGGCGCAGCAGTCCGGCGTGGTCACCAACGCGCACCGGATCAATTCCGGGCTGCCCCCGGTCACCCAGGGCCTGCCCGACTTCTTCCTCTTCGCCGAGGAGGATTCAGAAGAGGCGGGCCGCCTCACCGTGGACGTGGTCGCCCGTCGTATCCCGGCCAGATTCGGCCTCGACCCCCGGCGGGACGTCCAGGTGCTCACCCCGATGCACCGCGGCCCGGCCGGCGCGGGCGCGCTCAACGGCCTGCTCCAGCAGGCGGTCACCCCGGCCCGTCCCGACCTGCCCGAGCGCAGATTCGGCGGCCGGACCTTCCGGGTGGGCGACAAGGTCACCCAGATCCGCAACAACTACGACAAGGGTGCCAACGGCGTCTTCAACGGCACCGTGGGCGTGGTCACCGCCCTTGACGCCGTCGAGCAGCGGCTCACCGTGCACACCGACGAGGACGAGGAGATCGGCTACGACTTCGACGAGCTGGACGAGCTGGCCCACGCCTACGCGGTGACCATCCATCGCTCGCAGGGCAGCGAATATCCGGCGGTGGTGATCCCCGTCACCACGGGCGCCTGGATGATGCTGCAGCGCAACCTGCTTTACACGGCTGTGACCAGGGCGAAGCGTCTGGTTGTCCTGGTTGGCTCACGGCGGGCCATCGGGCAGGCGGTGCGTACGGTCTCGGCGGGCCGACGCTTCACAGCTCTCGACCACCGGCTGTCCAGGGGCGCAAAATAGGCACTCGGTGCCACTTTTCGGCCCGATGGCCGACCCCGAGTGCACGCGCGCGTGCCAAATGGGGGACAGTGGACGTAGTCAGGGCACCTCGAAGAAGAGGCAAAACCGTCGGTGAGGGATGACGTGAGCGACAACTCTGTAGTACTGCGGTATGGGGACAGCGAGCACAGTTACCCGGTGGTTGACAGCACGGTCGGCGACAGGGGCTTCGACATCGGCAAGCTGCGCGCCGATACCGGCCTGGTGACGCTGGACAGCGGCTACGGCAACACCGCGGCCTACAAGTCCGCGATCACTTTCCTCGATGGCGAGGAGGGCATCCTCCGCTACCGCGGTTATCCGATCGAGCAGCTCGCCGAGCGCGGCACCTTCCTGGAGACCGCTTATCTGCTGATCAACGGCGAACTGCCCACGGTCGACGAGCTGGCGGAATTCAAGGGCCAGATCACCCAGCACACCCTTCTGCACGAAGACGTCAAACGGTTCTACGACGGCTTTCCGCGCGACGCCCACCCGATGGCGATGCTGTCGTCCGTGGTCAGCGCGCTGTCGACGTTCTACCAGGACAGCCACAACCCGTTCGACCCCGAGCAGCGCCACCTGTCCACGATCCGGCTGCTGGCCAAACTGCCGACGATCGCGGCGTACGCGTACAAGAAGTCCGTCGGGCAGCCGGTGGTCTACCCGCGCAACGACCTCGGCTACGTCGAGAACTTCCTGCGGATGACCTTCTCCGTCCCGGCCGAGGAGTACCAGCTCGACCCGGTCGTGGTCAGCGCGCTGGACAAGCTGTTCATCCTGCACGCGGACCACGAGCAGAACTGTTCGACGTCCACGGTCAGGCTGGTGGGCTCCTCGCAGGCGAACCAGTTCGCCTCGATCTCGGCCGGTATCAGCGCGCTGTGGGGCCCCCTGCACGGCGGGGCCAACCAGTCCGTGCTGGAGATGCTCGAGGGCATCCAGGCCAGCGGCGGCGACGTGGACTCCTTCATCCGCAAGGTGAAGAACAAGGAGGACGGCGTCAAGCTGATGGGCTTCGGCCACCGCGTCTACAAGAACTTCGACCCCCGGGCGAAGATCATCAAGGCGGCGGCGCACGATGTCCTCTCGGCGCTCGGCAAGTCCGACGAACTGCTGGACATCGCCCTCAAGCTGGAGGAGCACGCCCTCAGCGACGACTACTTCGTGTCGCGCAAGCTCTACCCGAACGTGGACTTCTACACCGGCCTGATCTACCGCGCGATGGGCTTCCCGACCAGCATGTTCACCGTGCTGTTCGCGATCGGCCGGCTGCCCGGCTGGATCGCCCAGTGGCACGAGATGATCAAGGAGCCCGGATCCCGGATCGGCCGCCCGCGGCAGATCTACACGGGCGTCGAGATCCGCGACTACGTCTCGGTCGAGGCCCGCTGAACCAGGCGGTCGCCAAGCGCCGCCCGTACGTAAAAGGAAGCGCCCCGCGCTGGATCCCCCCACGGGTCCGGCACGGGGCGCTCCCCGTTCCCCGGAACGGATCCCCCCACGGGTCCGACCGGGCGTCTTTGGCGGCTGCGCCGTTGCCGGGACGAAAACGGCCCGGGAGGGCCGCTCAAGCTCCCCGGGTGTCGCCCCGGCGACGCGTTCCGGACCGTCCCCCAAGACGGTCCGACCTACAGCCCCCCACCGGCTCCGCCGGGAGCGCGGCGCTCAAGACATAAGACCCGCCAACCACTGTAATGGTTACGTTCTCCGCCATGTGATCTACGTCTCTTCGCCAAGGCTGTTTCCGCAGGCTACCCCGCTCGCGGCCGGTTCGGGCGGATCCCGTAGCGTGCTGTCTCTTCTTGAGGGGCGGAGCAGATGGCACAGAGCGCGGCAGCGGTGCGCAACATCGTGGTGACCGGTGGCGGCACGGGCATCGGGAGGGCCGTGTCGGTGCGCTTCGCCGAGGACGGCCACCGGGTGACGATCGTCGGCCGCCGCCGTGAGGTGCTGCATGCCACTGTCGACGAGATCAGGGCCGAGCGCGGGCTGGACATCACCCCGGTGGTCTGCGATCTGGCGGACCCGGACGATGTCGAGGCCGCGCTCTCACAGCTGCCCGAGCGGGTGGACGTGCTGGTGAACAACGCCGGCAGCCGGGAGCTGGCCGTCGGCGCGGGACCGCACGGGGTGCTGGCCCGCTGGCGCGGCGACTTCGAGCGCAATGTGCTCACCGCGGTCCTGATCACCGAATCGCTGCGTGACCGGTTCACCACGGAAAGCGGCAGGGTGGTGACGGTGACCTCGGTGGCCGCCCTGCGCGGCGGCGGCTCGTACGGCGCCTCGAAGGCGGCGCTGCACGCCTGGAACCACTCGCTCGCCGCGCAGCTCGGCCCGCAGGGCGTGACCTGCAACATCGTGGCGCCCGGCACGGTCGCGGGCACCGAGTTCTTCGGTTCGCGGCTCAACGACGCCGAGTTGACCCGGCGGGCGGGCCGCACGCTGGTCGGACGGGTCGGCCGCCCGGCGGACGTCGCCGCCGCGGTGCTCTTCCTCGCCTCGCCAGAAGCGGGCTTCATCACCGGCGAGATCCTCCAGTGCAACGGCGGCGAACTCCTCGGCCGTTGAAACCTCGCCCGGCCAGGTGCATCCCCCGGGCGGCGACCCCGTGCGGGGCCGTACTACCTGAGGAGTAGCCCTGCTGGACCCTCAGGATGACCTTTCCGGTCAATCAGCTGAACCCTCGTGAACCCGCTTGCCGTCCCCGCTTGCCGCTGTCAGCGTTGAGTGCAGGGGAAGGGGAAGAAGGGCGGTGGTATGGACGTTGCACTGAGTGTGTCGTCACTTGACTTCACCTCCGGACTCGCTGAGTACCTCAGAGGTGGGCACGTCATATGGGCGTACGCGCTGCTGGCCGCCACCACGGCCCCGCCGCTCGTGCCCAACTCCGTGCTGCTTGTGACCGGCGGCGTGATGGCCGCCGAAGGCCATCTCAATCTCGCACTGGTGCTGCTCGTGGTCGCCGGCAGCGCGGTGCTCGGCGACTTGGTGATGCACCGGTCGGGCCGGGCGCTCAGCGGCCGGGTGCTGAGCCGTATGCACCGCAGGCCCCGCCGTGAGGCGCTGCTGCGCTGGGCCGCGCAGCGCATACAGCGGCATGGTGTGCCGTTCGTGATCGGGGTGCGGTTCCTGCCGAGCGGCCGGGTGATCGGCGGCCTCGCGGCGGGCATCATGCGTTATCCCGCGCGCCGCTACGCGATCGGTGCGGGCGTGGCCGAGGCGGTGTGGGCCTCGTATTCGGTCGGCGCCGGCTACATCAGCGGCCGGGCCGCGTCGAATTCCTTCTACGCGCTCTCCCTGGGGCTCGGCATCTCCCTGCTGGTCGCCGGACTCGGTATGGCCGCGCAATGGGCGTCACGGGCCAGGGAACGCCGTCAGGGCGCCGGTGGAGCGCGGCCCTCGGCCGTGGTGGCGGCTTCCTTCCTCGGTGAGAGCGGTCCGCCGCTCACGGGACCACCGGCCGCACCGCCCGGCAAGGGCAAGGGCGGCGCATCGAAGATCGGACCGCCCGCAGGGCCGCGGGACGGTCACGACGGTACGTTCAGCTGCTCGTCGGCAGGACGCGAGAAGTAGCTCCGGCCACTGTCTTTCCGGTGTCGCCGGGGCTCGTTGACGCCCCTGCCGACACTGCCGCGTGCGCCGCCGCAGTCTCCGCCTCCCCGATCACGACGGGGCCGGTGCCGATGCAGGGCGCGAGATAGCGGTAGAGCATGCTCTTCATCTCGTGGGCGTACGCGGCGCGCTCCTCGCCCTCGTTCTGCACGACCAGGTCGAGGGCGGCCTTGAACATCGCGAAGGACATCTCGGCGATCAGCGTGCGTTCGAGGGTGGACAGCGACGGCCGGCGCAGCGCCAGAATCCACGACACGCCGTCGAGCAGCGTGGCGTGCAGCGTGTCGTGCTCCTCCGAGACCTTGCCCGGCGTGTCGGGGCCCTTGATCAGGGCGAGGAAGGCGGGGTTGGCGCAGTTGAACTCGATGAACGGATCGGCCACCGCGTCGATGAGGCGGTCGAGCGGCAGCCGCGCGTTCTCCGCGGTGAAGACGCGCCCGTGGGCCTCCTCCATCTCCTTGATCAGCTTGCCGCCCAGCTCGACGGCGATGGCTTCCTTGTTCGGGAAGAACTGGTAGAGCGTGCCCGGTGACACGCCGGCCTCGCGCGCGATGGCGTTGGTGCTGGACGCCGTGTAGCCCAGCGTGCAGAACACGCTGGCGGCAGCCTGGAGCAACTGCGTGATACGCCGCTCGCCGCGGGCCTGGCGCCGCCTCGGCCTTTCGTCCGCCTCGGACACGTGTACTCCCAGGGGGGATTGACAAACGCGAGCGCCCGCTCGCATTCTTGAAACGCGAGCAGTAGTTCGTGTTTGTGATTTTACGCCGTTCTAGGGGGAGGGGACACCTCTGTCATGTCTGATGTCAACCACGCGGGTGCGGCCGGGGGCTGGACGCGGGCCGTGACGGCCAGACCGCGGCTGACGCTGCTGCTGGCCCTGCTCTTCACTGCGTTCGCCGTCGCGGCCGGAAGCGGCGTGGGCGACCGGCTGTCCAGCGGGGGCTTCGAGGCCCCTGACTCCCAGTCCTCGTACGCCACCGCGGCCCTCGCCGAGCACTTCCCCGACTCGCAGCCCAACCTCGTCCTGCTGATCGACACCCGGGGCGCGGACCCGGACAGCCCGGCGGTCGCCGCCCAGGGGCGGCAACTGGCCGGCAGACTCGCTGCGGATCCCGACGTGGCCGGTGTCACCTCCTACTGGGACACCCGTACGCCGGTGCTGCGCGCCAAGGACGGCAGCTCGGCGATGATCACCGCCCGGCTGCGCGGGGACGACGACGCCGTGGCCGCGGAGATCAAGCGCATCGCCCCCGCCTACCGCGGCACGCACGGTCCGGTCCGGGTGACCGTCGGCGGGAATGCCGAGGTCCTGCACCAGATGCAGACCGTCATCCAGCAGGACCTGGTGCGGGCCGAAGTGATCGCCCTGCCGATCACCCTGGTGCTGCTGGTCATGGTCTTCGGCAGCGCCGTCGCCGCAGTGCTGCCGCTGGGCATCGGCATCATCGCGATCCTCGGTACGAGCGCGGTGCTGCGCGGCATCACCGGCTTCACCGACGTGTCGGTCTTCGCGGAGAATCTGACCACCGCACTGGGCCTCGGGCTGGCGATCGACTACGCGCTGTTCATCGTGCGCCGGTTCCGCGAGGAACTGGCCGCCGGCGCGGTACCGCGCCAGGCGGTGGCGACGACACTGCGGACGGCAGGCCGGACCGTGCTGTTCTCGGCACTGACGGTGGCCGCCGCGCTGTCGGCCATGCTGGTCTTCCCGCAGTATTTCCTGCGCTCCTTCGCCTATGCGGGAGTCGCCGTGGTGCTGCTGGCCGCGGGCGCGGCGCTGATCGTGCTGCCCGCCGCCCTCGTCCTGCTCGGCGACCGGGTCAACGCACTGGATCTGCGGAGCCTGCTGCGCCGCCAAAGCCGGTCGGCGGGCCGGCCCGCGGTGGAACCCGGCGCACGCTATGCCGCGCTGGCCCGGCTGGTGATGCGCCGGGCGCCGGCCTTCGCGGTCGGCGCGGTGGCGGCACTCCTGCTGCTCGGACTGCCCTTCCTGCAGGTGCAGTTCGGGATGGCGGACGACCGGCAGCTTCCGGCGGCGGCCGAGTCCCATACGGTGCAGCAGCACCTCCGGCAGGACTACGCGGGCAGTCCGGTCGGCGCGATCACCGTGCTCGCCGAGGGCGCCGACCCCGCCCGGCTGGCCGAATACCGGCGCCAGGTGGCCGCCCTGCCCGGCGTCGTCCGGGTGGAAGGTCCCGTCACCGGCAAGGACGCCGGCGCCGCCTATCTGACGGTGGTGGCCCGCGGCGCATCCGTGGACCCCGGTCCGCAGCGCGTGGTCGGCGAGATCCGCGCGGTGCCGGCCGGCTTCCGCGCCTCGGTCACCGGACAGGCCGCGGTGCTGGTGGACACCAAGCACGCCATAGCGCAGCGCCTGCCCTGGGCGGTCGGCATCGTCGGCCTGGTCACACTGCTGCTGGTGTTCCTGCTGACCGGCAGCGTGGTGGTCCCCGTCCAGGCGGTGCTGCTCAACGCCCTGAGCCTGACCGCGATGTTCGGCGCGGTGGTCTGGGTCTTCCAGGACGGCCACCTGTCCGGGTTGCTGGGCTTCACCGCGACGGGCAGCATCGAGACCACACTGCCCGTGCTGATGTTCTGCGTGGCCTTCGGGCTGTCCATGGACTACGGGGTGTTCCTGCTCTCCCGGATCAAGGAGGAGTTCGACAGGACCGGTGACCATCAGGCGTCCATCGTCTTCGGGCTCCGCCGGACCGGGGGACTGATCACGGCCGCCGCGGTCATCCTGGCCGTGGTGATGGTCGGCGTCGGGATGTCCCGGGTGACCAATACCAAGATGCTGGGACTGGGCATCGCGCTGGCGGTACTGATGGACGCGATGGTGATCCGTACGCTGCTGGTGCCCGCGGTGATGCGGCTGACCGGCAGAGCCACCTGGTGGGCGCCGCCGGTGCTGCGCAGATTCCACGACCGGTTCGGCATATCCGAGGGCGGCGGCCCGCAGGTGTCCGGGACGGCCGTCGCGGCCCCGCGCTCCGGTGAGCGTCGGGACCCCGAGCCGGCGAGCAGGAACTGACGGTCAGTCCGGACCCCGGCGGCCGCGGTTCCCCGGCCGCCGGGCGCTCCACGCCCTGATGGTGTCCGCGTACCAGTAGGGCTTACCGCCTTCCACCAGGTCGGGATGGGGCAAGTGCCCGTGCTTGCGGTAGGAGCGCACGGTGTCGATCTGCACGCGGATGTGCGCCGCGATGTCCGCGTACGACCACAGGGTCCGGTCCGTCATGTCTGTTACCTCCGGGCGCGGGGTGTCTGCCGGTCAGCACACTCGTCCGGCCAACGACGCGCGGGCGCAGGCCACATGGGCTTGTTGATCTTCTGTGACAAAGAACCCGCATAACGGTGACAAATATCGCGAACGGGCAAGTGCGCGGTCGGGCGGTCGAGATGACCGACGGCTCACGGGAGACGCCACGAAGGAGGTGCTGAGCGGGGGCGGTGCCGGCCGTCCCGGCGGGGATGCGGGGTGCGGCCGGCACCGGTACGGCTCGTCGGATCGGTCACGGGCCATCACGGCGGCGATGAGCTGCTCGGTCAGTCGTCGTCGGAACCGCGGATGCGCGCGTGGTGCGGGCGGCGGGCCTGGACGTGTTCGCGTGCCCGGTGCGCCAGCTGCCGGACGGCGTGAGGGGGGCGGCCCAGCATGTCGGCGATCTCGGCGTGCGGGTAGCCGAAGACCTCGTTCAGTACGAACACCGCCCGCTCCAGCGGGGGCAGCGTCTCCATCACCACCAGCAGCGCCGCCGACAGCGAGTCGGGCCGCGTCTCCGGCCAGGCGCTGTCACCTGCGGCGGGCCGGGACCGCTGCTGCGGGTCGTTGACCGCCGGATCCCACAGCCATGGGCCGACGCAGTCCTCCGGCAGTTCGGCGGGGTCGTCGGACATACGTGGCCTCCTCATTGAACGCGCTTGTTCAACTGAGATGGAGGACCACGGTGAGATGTGACATCCGCACCGACCGTTCGGTGCGGGGCGTCAGCTGTCGGCCAGTTCGTCGGTGGCGATCCGCCCGGCGCGTGCCGTACGCAGCAGGAAGTCAGCGATCAGGACCAGCTCGTCGTCGTCGTACTCGGCGCAGATCCCGTCGACCGCGGTGTTCAGCCCGGAGAAGAGATACGTCACCTCGGCCGCGCGCTCCTTGACGACCTGCACCAGGACGGCCCGGCGGTCGGTCGGGTTCGGGGTGCGCACGACCCAGTTGCCGCGCTCCAGCCGGTCGAGGACGCCGGTCAGGGTGGCGGGGTGCATACCGGCGCGTTTGGCAAGGGCAGTCGGACCGATCGGTCCGTACCGGCTGATCAGGTCCAGGCATTCCAGGTCGGCGTCGCGCAGATCGAGCTGCATACCGATCTGGTGGTTCAGCAGCGCCAGCTGGACGCTCAGATCGCGCAGCCCGTCCCTGATCCTGTGGTTCAGTCGCCTCCGCCGCCGTGCCGCCGACGCGGCCGACGTGGCCCCGGGGAGTGTGGAATCCATACGCAAACGATCCTCGCATCGATAGCACGCGGAGAGAGAAAAACTACCCCATGGCTGCGACATGACTGCCGGGCGGCCGTCGTTGTACAGGCCGCCGTACCTGCGGTCCGGCAGAGGTGGCTACGGCGCACACCATCTCACAACCCCATAAGAGACTCGTACGACTTGAACAAACCTCGCCACCCCCGACCGACCAGTGTGGCGGGCGGGAATGGCGAGGCTGTGGGGGTGCTACGTGTATCTCCCCGGACGGGTGGCGGCCCGCGGGCCGCCAGGCGTCGCGCGTCAGCCGGCTGCGATGCCTTCGCCGCCGACCGCGCCGGGCACGGTGACCGATCCGATCCGGGTGAGCGAGCCGTCGTGACCGACGCGGAATTCGTCCACGATGCCCTGGGCGCCGGTCTGCACATAGACGTCGCGGCCGTCGGAGGACGCGGCTGCGTCCACCGTGCCGTCGTGGGTCGGGGTGGTGCCGAGCGAGGTCAGCGGGCCGCGCGGCTCCACCCGGTAGCCGGACAGGGTCGCGCTGCCCGCGTTGGACGCGTAGAGGTGGCCTCCGGTCGAGACCACCCAGCA is a window of Streptomyces sp. NBC_01477 DNA encoding:
- a CDS encoding DedA family protein is translated as MDVALSVSSLDFTSGLAEYLRGGHVIWAYALLAATTAPPLVPNSVLLVTGGVMAAEGHLNLALVLLVVAGSAVLGDLVMHRSGRALSGRVLSRMHRRPRREALLRWAAQRIQRHGVPFVIGVRFLPSGRVIGGLAAGIMRYPARRYAIGAGVAEAVWASYSVGAGYISGRAASNSFYALSLGLGISLLVAGLGMAAQWASRARERRQGAGGARPSAVVAASFLGESGPPLTGPPAAPPGKGKGGASKIGPPAGPRDGHDGTFSCSSAGREK
- a CDS encoding TetR/AcrR family transcriptional regulator, whose amino-acid sequence is MSEADERPRRRQARGERRITQLLQAAASVFCTLGYTASSTNAIAREAGVSPGTLYQFFPNKEAIAVELGGKLIKEMEEAHGRVFTAENARLPLDRLIDAVADPFIEFNCANPAFLALIKGPDTPGKVSEEHDTLHATLLDGVSWILALRRPSLSTLERTLIAEMSFAMFKAALDLVVQNEGEERAAYAHEMKSMLYRYLAPCIGTGPVVIGEAETAAAHAAVSAGASTSPGDTGKTVAGATSRVLPTSS
- a CDS encoding MMPL family transporter translates to MSDVNHAGAAGGWTRAVTARPRLTLLLALLFTAFAVAAGSGVGDRLSSGGFEAPDSQSSYATAALAEHFPDSQPNLVLLIDTRGADPDSPAVAAQGRQLAGRLAADPDVAGVTSYWDTRTPVLRAKDGSSAMITARLRGDDDAVAAEIKRIAPAYRGTHGPVRVTVGGNAEVLHQMQTVIQQDLVRAEVIALPITLVLLVMVFGSAVAAVLPLGIGIIAILGTSAVLRGITGFTDVSVFAENLTTALGLGLAIDYALFIVRRFREELAAGAVPRQAVATTLRTAGRTVLFSALTVAAALSAMLVFPQYFLRSFAYAGVAVVLLAAGAALIVLPAALVLLGDRVNALDLRSLLRRQSRSAGRPAVEPGARYAALARLVMRRAPAFAVGAVAALLLLGLPFLQVQFGMADDRQLPAAAESHTVQQHLRQDYAGSPVGAITVLAEGADPARLAEYRRQVAALPGVVRVEGPVTGKDAGAAYLTVVARGASVDPGPQRVVGEIRAVPAGFRASVTGQAAVLVDTKHAIAQRLPWAVGIVGLVTLLLVFLLTGSVVVPVQAVLLNALSLTAMFGAVVWVFQDGHLSGLLGFTATGSIETTLPVLMFCVAFGLSMDYGVFLLSRIKEEFDRTGDHQASIVFGLRRTGGLITAAAVILAVVMVGVGMSRVTNTKMLGLGIALAVLMDAMVIRTLLVPAVMRLTGRATWWAPPVLRRFHDRFGISEGGGPQVSGTAVAAPRSGERRDPEPASRN
- a CDS encoding MarR family transcriptional regulator, with amino-acid sequence MTDRTLWSYADIAAHIRVQIDTVRSYRKHGHLPHPDLVEGGKPYWYADTIRAWSARRPGNRGRRGPD
- a CDS encoding sigma factor-like helix-turn-helix DNA-binding protein → MSDDPAELPEDCVGPWLWDPAVNDPQQRSRPAAGDSAWPETRPDSLSAALLVVMETLPPLERAVFVLNEVFGYPHAEIADMLGRPPHAVRQLAHRAREHVQARRPHHARIRGSDDD
- a CDS encoding MarR family transcriptional regulator, translating into MDSTLPGATSAASAARRRRRLNHRIRDGLRDLSVQLALLNHQIGMQLDLRDADLECLDLISRYGPIGPTALAKRAGMHPATLTGVLDRLERGNWVVRTPNPTDRRAVLVQVVKERAAEVTYLFSGLNTAVDGICAEYDDDELVLIADFLLRTARAGRIATDELADS